The DNA sequence CCAACCGCGGCATCTGGCATCTCGTTGGCTGGATAGGCAGCGCCTGTTTCGTTATCATGATGCTCTATTCGATGCGGAAGCATTTCAAGTTCATGCAGAACGTCGGTCCCATCCGCTATTGGCTCGACATTCACATGTTTCTGGGAATCGTCGGCACCCTGCTGGTGACGGCGCACAGCACCTATAAGTTCGGCGGCATCGTGGCGCTGTCCTACTGGTCGGCCGTGCTGGTGGCGGTCAGCGGCTTCCTGGGCCGCTATCTGTATGTGCAGATTCCCCGCTCCATCTCCGGGCAGGAACTGAAGATGGACGAGATCAACGAGATAATGGACGACATCACCCTTGAGATCGAAAAGTTCGCCAAAGGGCAATACGACGTCCAGCATTATTTCGAGCGGATAGCCGGGCCAAAGCCCGATCGCCAGCTCAGCGCATTCGGCGCGTTGATGGCGCTGTTCACCACCGACATAAAAAACATGGCCACGATGTATGGCATATGGCGCGGCCTCAAGGCCAACAGGCGGATACCCGATCATGTGCGGAACCGCATCTTCAAGCTGATACGGGAAAAGGGGCGGCTGGTGCGCTCCATCGAGTTCCTCGAGGCGTCGCACAAGCTGCTGCACTACTGGCACGTGTTCCACAAGCCGTTCGCCATCATCATGTTCATCGTCATGTTCCTGCATGTCGGCGTGTACTACGTCTTCCGCATCTGAGGCATCCATGGACGCGTTGCTGAACCTTGTCATTCAAAACATCACCCTGATCGCGGGGGCGGTGATCATTCTGGCGGTGGTGGGACCCTACCTGCTTCTGCAAAAGCGCGGCTCCCAAAAAATGTCGAAGGAGATCGAGCGGGCCAAGCAGTACGGCCTCTCCGAGCCGGCCACCATCCATCCCAAGGTGAACCGGGCCATCTGCATCGGTTCCGGCAGCTGCATCAACGCCTGTCCCGAAAAAAATGTGCTGGGGATCGTGGATAACAAGGCGGAAGCGGTTTACGCATCCCGCTGCGTCGGCCACGGCGCCTGCGCCCGCGCCTGCCCGGTGGGGGCCATCGAACTGGTGTTCGGCACGGAAAAGCGCGGCGTGGACATTCCGCAGGTGATGCCGAACTTCGAATCCAACATGGAGCATATATTCATCGCCGGCGAACTGGGCGGCATGGGGCTTATCCGCAACGCGATGACGCAGGGGATGGAATCCGTCGGCTATATCGAGGAAGACCTCAAGGCCGGGCATTTTCCCAAGGAGCCGGGCGTATACGATCTCCTCATCGTGGGCGCCGGGCCCGCCGGGCTGGCCGCCTCGCTTACCGCCAAGAGCAAGAACCTGAATTACATCCTGCTCGACCAAGAAGAGGAATTCGGCGGCGCGATCCTCTCCTATCCGCGCGCCAAGGTGGTCATGACCCGTCCGGTGGAAGTGCCGATCTACGGAAAAATAAGAACCGGCGAGTTGAGCAAGGAACAGCTTCTTGCGCTCTGGAAGGACATCATCGCCAAGGCGCAGCTCGAAGTGAACGGCAACGAAAAGGTGCTGAGCCTCACGCGCGATACCACGAAGTTCATCGTGAAAACCTCCAAGAGGGAACTGTTGACCCGCTTTGTGCTTCTGGCCATAGGCCGCCGCGGCACGCCGCGCAAACTGGGGGTGCCGGGCGAAAAGCTCCCCAAGGTCATGTACCGCCTGCTGGAGCCGGAGCATTACAACGGACAGAAGATATTGGTGGTGGGCGGGGGCGACAGCGCCGTGGAAGCGGCCGTCGCGCTCGCCAAACAGGAGGGGAACGAAGTGACGCTCTCCTACCGCGGCCCAACCTTCTCCCGCATCAAGGCGGGGAACCAAACACGGATTGACGCGGCGGTGAAGGCCGGCAAGGTGACGCTGATGATGGAATCAAACGTGCGGGAGATCAAGGCAAATGCGGTGACGTTGGAACAGAAGGGGCAAACCGCCGCCATTCCCAACGACTCGGTGTTCATTTTCGCCGGCGGCATCCTGCCGAACGACTTCCTGAAAGAGTGCGGCATCGCCATCGAAACCAAGTTCGGCACCCGTTAACGGGCGTCGCACCGGGTATTTAGCGGAACCACCACTGTTCCCACTCCAGCACCAGCGCGGCGAGAAGCGTATAGCCGCCGCCGTCGGGGTGGTGCTTGTCGTGGCCGTCAATTTCCTCCATCCACAAGGCCGATTTGCTCAAGGGGGTGAAGATGTCGAGGTATGGCACGCCCAGCTTTTTGGCGGCGGCGGCGTAAGCGGCGGAAAGCCGGGCGATCCGTTTGTTGTGCGCCGGGTCGGATACCGGCGGCGGACCGACCATGATGACGCCATACTGTTTCATCGCGGGGGTGAGGATGGCCCGCAGGTTCTTGACGGAATCGCCGAAGGATACCCGCTGCTTGCCTTTGACGATGGCGGTGTCGTTTACGCCAAAGGAGAGGACGATCCGTCCGCTGAACGGCCCCGTCAGCCGGCTCGCGGCTTCACGCTTCCAGCGCAGCTTCACGTCCGCCGAGGTGTCCCGCCGCACCCCGAGGTTGTAAAAAGTGATTTTACTCCCCTTGCTGTTGGCGATCTGACAGACCCGGCCGGCCCATCCGAGACACTCGGTGTCGCCCGTTCCATTGACGAACGAGTCGCCGATAAAACAGATGCGGATATCGTCAGCGTTTTGCATACCGGGACATTACCATCCCGGTGGGGAAAAATAAAATAAATTAATAATTGGAGCGGGAGTGCGTAGCCGAAGGCGGAGCCTGCCGGGAGCCGCGTCAAAGCGCGGTTTGGGTTTGGGATTATTTTTAGGGATGTTCTTGGAGCGGGAGACGGGATTCGAACCCGCAACCTTCAGCTTGGGAAGC is a window from the Nitrospinota bacterium genome containing:
- a CDS encoding NAD(P)-binding domain-containing protein, with translation MDALLNLVIQNITLIAGAVIILAVVGPYLLLQKRGSQKMSKEIERAKQYGLSEPATIHPKVNRAICIGSGSCINACPEKNVLGIVDNKAEAVYASRCVGHGACARACPVGAIELVFGTEKRGVDIPQVMPNFESNMEHIFIAGELGGMGLIRNAMTQGMESVGYIEEDLKAGHFPKEPGVYDLLIVGAGPAGLAASLTAKSKNLNYILLDQEEEFGGAILSYPRAKVVMTRPVEVPIYGKIRTGELSKEQLLALWKDIIAKAQLEVNGNEKVLSLTRDTTKFIVKTSKRELLTRFVLLAIGRRGTPRKLGVPGEKLPKVMYRLLEPEHYNGQKILVVGGGDSAVEAAVALAKQEGNEVTLSYRGPTFSRIKAGNQTRIDAAVKAGKVTLMMESNVREIKANAVTLEQKGQTAAIPNDSVFIFAGGILPNDFLKECGIAIETKFGTR
- a CDS encoding lipase; translation: MQNADDIRICFIGDSFVNGTGDTECLGWAGRVCQIANSKGSKITFYNLGVRRDTSADVKLRWKREAASRLTGPFSGRIVLSFGVNDTAIVKGKQRVSFGDSVKNLRAILTPAMKQYGVIMVGPPPVSDPAHNKRIARLSAAYAAAAKKLGVPYLDIFTPLSKSALWMEEIDGHDKHHPDGGGYTLLAALVLEWEQWWFR